One window of uncultured Erythrobacter sp. genomic DNA carries:
- a CDS encoding glutathione S-transferase — MLTIHHLRLSQSERIVWLAEELGLDYECKLYTRRTDNRLAPDEYKALHPMGIAPVINDGDLVLGESGAIMDYIIAKYAPDTALVPSVDHPDFADHLFYLHWANATFMTNGMMALVAQFMGAKELPPFVADRLQKGWAIVEKRLGEADYFGGSQLTTADIMMGFQLTTSRAMSGMSIDGMPNLQAYLKRIGERPAYQAAMAKCEPGMPPKLD; from the coding sequence ATGCTGACCATCCACCACCTGCGCCTGTCGCAATCCGAACGCATCGTCTGGCTGGCCGAGGAGCTGGGGCTGGATTACGAGTGCAAGCTCTACACCCGCCGCACCGATAACCGTCTCGCGCCCGATGAATACAAGGCGCTGCACCCGATGGGGATCGCCCCGGTGATCAACGATGGCGACCTGGTGCTGGGCGAAAGCGGCGCGATCATGGATTACATCATCGCCAAATATGCGCCCGATACGGCTCTGGTGCCGAGCGTCGATCACCCCGATTTTGCCGACCACCTGTTCTACCTCCACTGGGCCAACGCGACCTTCATGACCAACGGCATGATGGCGCTGGTGGCGCAATTCATGGGCGCCAAGGAATTGCCGCCATTCGTGGCGGACCGGTTGCAGAAGGGGTGGGCGATTGTTGAGAAGCGGTTGGGCGAGGCCGACTATTTCGGCGGATCGCAGCTGACCACCGCCGACATCATGATGGGCTTCCAGCTCACCACGTCGCGGGCGATGAGCGGGATGAGCATCGACGGAATGCCGAACCTGCAAGCGTACTTGAAGCGCATCGGCGAGCGGCCTGCGTATCAGGCGGCGATGGCGAAGTGCGAACCGGGGATGCCTCCGAAGCTGGATTGA
- a CDS encoding nitroreductase, whose translation MSIATTVTEAVTSRRSIRTFLDKPVDLETLTRVMDKARWAASGCNYQPWEASIVTGQPLKNLQAKMIAEGPKAAEYDWAAPGTEEAYKKRLDAVSAGMFGAMGIARDDGAGRMAAMARNTTSFDAPAVLFVYFPRLMKEPQWSDVGMWLQTIALLLREEGLDSCFQEYMAIFANTIRDFLGLDHERYMFFCGMAIGYRDPDSPLNNFERQRVPLEEHVKFIGFE comes from the coding sequence ATGAGCATCGCCACCACAGTCACCGAAGCCGTCACCAGTCGCCGTTCGATCCGCACCTTTCTCGATAAGCCCGTCGATCTGGAAACCCTCACGCGCGTGATGGACAAGGCGCGGTGGGCGGCCTCGGGGTGCAATTACCAGCCGTGGGAAGCGAGCATCGTCACTGGCCAGCCGCTGAAGAACTTGCAGGCGAAGATGATCGCCGAGGGCCCCAAGGCGGCCGAGTATGACTGGGCTGCTCCGGGCACCGAGGAAGCCTACAAAAAGCGGCTTGATGCGGTATCGGCAGGTATGTTCGGCGCGATGGGCATCGCCCGCGATGACGGCGCGGGGCGCATGGCCGCTATGGCGCGCAACACCACCAGCTTCGATGCGCCTGCCGTGTTGTTCGTTTACTTCCCGCGCCTGATGAAGGAGCCGCAGTGGTCGGATGTCGGCATGTGGCTGCAAACCATCGCCCTGCTGCTGCGGGAGGAGGGGCTGGACAGCTGCTTCCAGGAATACATGGCGATCTTCGCCAACACGATCCGCGACTTCCTCGGCCTCGATCACGAACGCTACATGTTCTTCTGCGGCATGGCGATCGGCTACCGCGATCCGGATTCCCCGCTCAACAATTTCGAGCGCCAGCGTGTGCCGCTGGAGGAGCACGTGAAGTTTATCGGGTTTGAATGA
- a CDS encoding DUF2490 domain-containing protein, whose product MTRWPMRFGMLLAATLAAWQPSKAHAADEDVQLWQFVFLTADLDKDTRLTVDATQRWREDARGGDQQTIRVTIEQTVAQGVRIGGGAAVFDAGGMTEFRPHQQIVLVEGRFEFRTRFEQRFFDGADRVELRLRQRVQYNQPLGDGWRGSVGGEWLGLLQGRNDGEGASTEQWRAQAGVAYRINERLEVGANYWLIASPRGDRPARYTHVPQTTLTYRF is encoded by the coding sequence ATGACACGATGGCCGATGCGTTTCGGGATGCTGCTTGCCGCCACACTGGCGGCTTGGCAACCATCGAAAGCCCATGCTGCCGATGAAGACGTGCAATTATGGCAGTTCGTGTTCCTGACGGCCGATCTCGACAAGGACACGCGGCTGACTGTCGATGCTACCCAGCGCTGGCGCGAAGACGCGCGCGGCGGTGATCAGCAGACCATCCGTGTCACCATCGAACAGACCGTGGCGCAAGGCGTCCGGATCGGCGGCGGCGCGGCGGTGTTCGATGCGGGCGGCATGACCGAATTCCGCCCACACCAGCAGATCGTGCTGGTCGAGGGGCGATTCGAATTTCGCACCCGGTTCGAACAGCGCTTCTTCGACGGCGCGGACCGGGTCGAGCTGCGCCTGCGCCAACGGGTGCAATACAACCAGCCGCTGGGCGATGGTTGGCGCGGAAGCGTGGGCGGCGAATGGCTCGGTCTGTTGCAGGGGCGCAATGACGGAGAAGGCGCCTCGACCGAGCAATGGCGCGCGCAGGCGGGCGTCGCCTACCGCATCAATGAACGGCTGGAAGTGGGCGCGAATTACTGGCTAATTGCCTCTCCGCGTGGCGACCGTCCGGCGCGCTATACGCACGTGCCGCAAACGACGCTCACCTACCGCTTCTAA
- a CDS encoding primosomal protein N', with the protein MNRVRLLVLNAALGPLDYRLPEGVSAPAGSVVIAPLGPRKVTGIVWDEGRLPGDEIAFERLRPILEVLPVPPLPAPLRRLIEWTADYYCAALASVARMALSSGGALGGPATMTEYRLTGAEASGRLTAQRKTALEKLAGQQGTMRELAALAGVSEGVLRGMAGAGLLEPVVVNVDRPYPAADPDHHQPDLSPDQQAVAAIFTDAVKARAFAPFLLDGVTGSGKTETYFEPVAEAIRLGRQVLVLLPEIALTENFLSRFTARFGAAPVLWHSSLKSTERRRAWRAIADGSAQVVVGARSALFLPYANLGLIVVDEAHEISFKQDDGVRYNARDVSVMRARFEGVPVILASATPALESLHMADIGVYTKLDLPARFGGASLPTVRLVNLTEEKPGSQRWLAGPLVEGLRDRLAKGEQSLLFLNRRGYAPLTLCRNCGHRFKCPSCSAWLVEHRLSARLACHHCGFETRVPEACPECGESDCLVACGPGVERIAAEVADLFPEARVAVATSDTLNTPERAAEFIAMAEGRAIDIIIGTQLVTKGFHFPELTLVGVVDADLGLEGGDLRAGERTFSQIAQVAGRAGRGAKPGEVLIQTRHPDAPVIAALAGGDRDAFYAAETAGRRDAGAPPFGRWAAIILSSEDEKEAREAAVRLGDVRPRLADVQILGPAPAPLALLRGRYRYRFLVNAKRSANIQAVLRDWIAGVQFAPGVRVGVDIDPYSFV; encoded by the coding sequence ATGAACCGCGTCCGCCTGTTAGTTTTGAACGCTGCGCTCGGCCCGCTGGATTACCGGCTGCCCGAGGGCGTCAGTGCGCCTGCGGGGAGCGTCGTGATCGCGCCGCTGGGGCCGCGCAAGGTCACGGGGATCGTGTGGGACGAGGGCCGGTTGCCGGGAGACGAAATCGCTTTCGAACGTCTGCGCCCGATTCTTGAGGTGCTGCCTGTCCCGCCCCTGCCCGCGCCCTTGCGGCGGCTGATCGAGTGGACGGCGGATTACTACTGCGCTGCCCTCGCCTCGGTCGCGCGTATGGCGCTGTCGAGCGGCGGCGCACTGGGCGGGCCTGCGACCATGACCGAATACCGGCTGACGGGCGCAGAGGCGAGCGGCCGGCTGACAGCGCAGCGCAAGACCGCGCTGGAGAAGCTCGCAGGCCAGCAGGGCACAATGCGAGAGCTCGCTGCGCTGGCGGGCGTTTCGGAAGGTGTGCTGCGCGGCATGGCGGGGGCGGGGTTGCTGGAGCCGGTGGTGGTGAACGTCGACCGGCCGTACCCAGCCGCCGACCCCGATCATCACCAGCCCGACCTTTCGCCCGATCAGCAAGCGGTCGCGGCGATCTTCACCGATGCCGTCAAAGCGCGCGCCTTTGCCCCCTTCCTGCTCGACGGTGTGACGGGTTCGGGCAAAACCGAGACCTATTTCGAGCCCGTGGCCGAGGCGATCCGGTTGGGGCGGCAGGTGCTGGTGCTGCTCCCCGAAATCGCGCTGACGGAGAACTTCCTCAGCCGCTTTACCGCGCGGTTCGGTGCGGCGCCGGTGCTGTGGCATTCCTCGCTCAAATCGACCGAGCGCCGCCGCGCGTGGCGTGCGATTGCGGATGGTAGCGCTCAAGTGGTGGTCGGCGCGCGCTCGGCGTTGTTCCTACCCTACGCCAACCTCGGGCTGATCGTCGTCGATGAAGCACACGAGATCAGCTTCAAGCAGGATGACGGGGTGCGCTACAACGCCCGCGATGTCTCGGTGATGCGCGCGCGGTTTGAAGGCGTCCCGGTGATCCTCGCCAGCGCCACCCCGGCGCTGGAAAGCCTGCACATGGCGGATATCGGGGTTTACACGAAGCTCGACCTGCCCGCCCGCTTTGGCGGGGCGAGCCTGCCGACAGTGCGGCTCGTCAACTTGACCGAGGAAAAGCCCGGCAGCCAGCGCTGGCTCGCCGGTCCGCTGGTGGAGGGGCTGCGCGACCGGCTGGCCAAGGGCGAGCAATCGCTGCTGTTCCTCAACCGCCGCGGTTATGCCCCGCTCACCCTCTGCCGCAATTGCGGGCATCGGTTCAAATGCCCGTCGTGCAGCGCATGGCTGGTGGAGCACCGCCTCTCCGCCCGCCTCGCCTGCCACCATTGCGGGTTCGAGACGCGGGTGCCCGAGGCTTGCCCCGAATGCGGCGAGAGCGATTGCCTCGTCGCCTGCGGCCCCGGTGTGGAGCGGATCGCCGCAGAAGTCGCCGACCTGTTTCCCGAAGCGCGGGTGGCGGTGGCGACCAGCGATACCCTCAACACCCCAGAACGTGCGGCGGAGTTCATCGCCATGGCGGAGGGCCGCGCGATCGATATCATCATCGGCACGCAGCTTGTCACCAAGGGCTTCCACTTCCCCGAGCTGACGCTGGTGGGCGTGGTCGACGCCGATCTTGGTCTAGAAGGCGGAGACCTGCGCGCGGGTGAGCGCACCTTCTCGCAGATCGCGCAGGTCGCAGGCCGCGCGGGGCGCGGGGCCAAGCCGGGCGAGGTGCTGATCCAGACCCGCCACCCCGATGCCCCGGTCATCGCCGCACTGGCAGGCGGCGACCGCGATGCTTTCTACGCCGCCGAAACCGCCGGGCGGCGCGATGCGGGCGCGCCGCCGTTCGGGCGCTGGGCTGCGATCATCCTGTCCTCCGAAGATGAAAAGGAAGCGCGCGAGGCTGCGGTGCGGCTGGGCGATGTGCGGCCCCGGCTGGCGGACGTCCAGATCCTCGGCCCCGCCCCTGCCCCGCTTGCCTTGCTGCGCGGGCGCTATCGCTATCGCTTTCTGGTGAATGCGAAGCGCAGCGCCAATATTCAGGCCGTCTTGCGCGACTGGATCGCGGGCGTGCAGTTTGCGCCGGGGGTGCGGGTTGGCGTGGATATTGATCCGTATAGCTTCGTCTGA
- a CDS encoding cryptochrome/photolyase family protein, which translates to MTNPILVPILGDQLSRNLSSLVGLTPGQATILMMEVWDEATYVKHHKQKIVLIFSAMRHFAAELRAEGWHVDYVTLDDTANTGSFTGEVARACERHGASEVRITEASEWRVQQAILEWEDRLPCPVSILPDTRFIATHAEFRSFADGRKHLTMEYFYREMRRKTGLLMRDDGKPEGDQWNLDADNREPPKGEMRSPPAPKFALDTITQDVIALVAARFPDHFGDLEPFGWPVTRAGALEAAKAFFVQRINLFGPYQDAMVHGKDDLYHSMLSTSLNIGLLDPLELCRTAEAAYKSGKAPLNSVEGFIRQIIGWREYVRGFYWYTMPGLAEANELAAHRPLPEFFWTGKTDMRCLSDCIRTTREDAHAHHIQRLMVLGNFCLIAGIDPKDVQDWYLAVYADAFDWVELPNVSGMVLYADGGRLATKPYAASGNYINKMSDYCGKCRYKVAQKTGPNACPFNPLYWHFMDRNRARLESNHRIGRIFATWDRMGEAKQVEYLESAEKFLDSLEPARKGWAQVE; encoded by the coding sequence ATGACCAACCCCATCCTCGTGCCGATCCTCGGCGACCAGCTTTCGCGCAATCTCTCCAGCCTCGTAGGCCTCACACCCGGCCAAGCCACCATCCTAATGATGGAGGTGTGGGACGAGGCGACCTATGTGAAGCACCACAAGCAGAAGATCGTGCTGATTTTTTCAGCAATGCGCCACTTCGCGGCAGAGCTTCGCGCCGAGGGCTGGCACGTCGATTACGTCACGCTGGATGACACCGCCAACACTGGCAGCTTCACCGGCGAAGTCGCCCGCGCCTGTGAGCGCCACGGCGCATCCGAAGTTCGCATCACCGAAGCGAGCGAGTGGCGCGTGCAACAAGCGATCCTCGAATGGGAAGACCGCCTGCCCTGCCCCGTCAGCATCCTCCCCGACACCCGCTTCATCGCCACCCACGCCGAATTCCGCTCCTTCGCTGACGGGCGCAAGCACCTTACGATGGAATATTTCTACCGCGAGATGCGCCGCAAGACCGGGCTGCTGATGCGCGACGACGGCAAGCCGGAAGGTGACCAGTGGAACCTCGACGCCGACAACCGCGAACCGCCCAAGGGCGAGATGAGATCGCCCCCCGCGCCGAAGTTCGCGCTCGATACCATCACGCAGGACGTCATCGCGCTGGTCGCCGCCCGCTTCCCCGACCACTTCGGCGATCTGGAACCTTTCGGCTGGCCCGTCACCCGCGCCGGGGCGCTGGAAGCCGCCAAAGCCTTCTTCGTCCAGCGCATCAACTTGTTCGGCCCCTATCAGGACGCGATGGTCCACGGGAAGGACGACCTCTATCACTCGATGCTCTCGACCAGCCTCAACATCGGGCTGCTCGATCCGCTGGAACTGTGCCGCACCGCCGAGGCTGCCTATAAATCGGGCAAGGCTCCGTTGAACTCCGTAGAGGGGTTCATCCGCCAGATCATCGGCTGGCGCGAATATGTGCGCGGGTTCTACTGGTACACGATGCCAGGGCTGGCCGAGGCGAACGAACTCGCCGCCCACCGCCCGCTTCCCGAGTTCTTCTGGACCGGCAAAACCGATATGCGCTGCCTGTCAGACTGCATCCGCACCACGCGGGAAGATGCCCACGCGCACCACATCCAACGGCTGATGGTGCTCGGCAATTTCTGCCTCATCGCCGGCATCGATCCGAAAGACGTGCAGGACTGGTATCTGGCGGTCTATGCCGATGCCTTTGACTGGGTCGAGCTGCCGAACGTGTCCGGCATGGTGCTCTATGCCGATGGCGGCAGGCTCGCGACCAAGCCTTATGCGGCGAGCGGGAACTACATCAACAAGATGTCCGATTACTGCGGAAAATGCCGTTACAAGGTCGCGCAGAAGACCGGGCCGAACGCCTGCCCGTTCAATCCGCTCTATTGGCACTTCATGGACCGGAACCGTGCGCGGCTGGAAAGCAACCACCGCATCGGCCGCATCTTCGCCACCTGGGACCGGATGGGCGAGGCAAAGCAGGTGGAATATCTCGAAAGCGCCGAAAAATTTCTCGACTCTCTCGAACCCGCCCGCAAAGGCTGGGCGCAAGTTGAATAA
- the fsa gene encoding fructose-6-phosphate aldolase yields MKFFVDTAEIEPIRELAATGLLDGVTTNPSLIAKSGRDFMEVTREICGIVDGPVSAEVVALDHATMMKEAEVLRKIADNVCIKVPLTVDGLKTCKALTGEGTMVNVTLCFSANQALLAAKAGASFISPFVGRHDDNGFDGMDLIEDIRLIYDNYNFATEILVASVRHTTHVLQAAKIGADVMTAPPKVIHDLFKHVLTDKGIEGFMADWAKTGQSIL; encoded by the coding sequence ATGAAATTCTTCGTCGACACCGCCGAGATCGAACCGATCCGCGAACTCGCCGCCACCGGCCTGCTCGATGGGGTTACCACCAATCCCTCGCTGATCGCCAAGTCCGGGCGGGATTTCATGGAAGTCACCCGTGAAATCTGCGGCATCGTGGATGGCCCGGTCAGCGCCGAAGTGGTCGCGCTGGACCACGCGACGATGATGAAAGAGGCCGAAGTGCTGCGCAAGATCGCGGATAATGTCTGCATCAAGGTGCCTCTGACAGTGGACGGCCTGAAGACCTGCAAGGCGCTCACCGGCGAAGGCACGATGGTCAATGTCACCCTGTGCTTCTCGGCCAATCAGGCGCTGCTGGCGGCGAAGGCCGGGGCGAGCTTCATCTCGCCGTTCGTCGGGCGGCACGATGACAACGGCTTTGACGGAATGGACCTGATCGAGGACATCCGCCTGATCTATGACAACTACAACTTCGCCACCGAAATCCTCGTCGCTTCGGTCCGCCACACCACCCATGTGTTGCAGGCCGCCAAGATCGGGGCTGACGTGATGACCGCGCCGCCCAAGGTGATCCACGATCTGTTCAAGCACGTGCTGACCGACAAGGGCATCGAAGGCTTCATGGCCGATTGGGCCAAGACGGGTCAGAGCATTTTGTAA
- a CDS encoding DUF4197 domain-containing protein translates to MTSANFTPTRRSLLAGAAGGATVLLLPGCASTGGFSMVEAVRRLLLLASENAFARLTAPGGFWDEQVAQLGLANLMGTRGDVLSRILTSALVKDRLEERFASFAIDASFRAAPVVTDAIQMIGFDNAIALVRGGPDAASSYLRGEVGPALIDAVVPELGEAIRLSRDPLIGQALSALTGVDAAGVADRLGREVDNAIWGEIAREEAAIRANPQSTRDPMLIGVFGVASRI, encoded by the coding sequence ATGACAAGCGCGAACTTCACCCCGACCCGCCGTAGTCTGCTCGCCGGAGCCGCGGGCGGCGCGACTGTGCTGCTGCTCCCCGGCTGCGCAAGCACCGGCGGCTTTTCGATGGTCGAAGCGGTGCGGCGGTTGCTGTTGCTCGCTTCCGAGAACGCCTTCGCGCGCCTGACCGCGCCCGGCGGCTTCTGGGACGAACAGGTGGCGCAGCTTGGGCTGGCCAACCTGATGGGCACGCGCGGCGATGTGCTGTCGCGCATTCTCACCTCGGCGCTGGTGAAGGACCGGCTGGAGGAGCGCTTTGCCTCCTTCGCGATCGACGCGAGCTTCCGCGCCGCGCCGGTGGTGACTGACGCGATCCAGATGATCGGCTTCGACAACGCCATCGCGCTGGTGCGCGGCGGACCGGATGCCGCGAGCAGCTATCTGCGCGGCGAAGTCGGCCCGGCGCTGATCGATGCCGTAGTGCCGGAACTGGGCGAGGCGATCCGGCTGAGCCGCGATCCGCTGATCGGGCAGGCGCTGAGTGCGCTGACCGGAGTCGATGCCGCAGGCGTGGCCGACCGGCTGGGCCGGGAAGTGGACAACGCCATCTGGGGCGAAATCGCGCGCGAGGAAGCCGCGATCCGCGCCAACCCGCAAAGCACGCGCGATCCGATGCTGATCGGCGTGTTCGGCGTCGCCAGCCGGATTTAG
- the cobT gene encoding cobaltochelatase subunit CobT encodes MADQSPLDLFKQALTGASRAIARDAEVEVAWSADVPGAAGNRFRVPLPGRDLPKDQVTEARGFADSFALKLRHHNAALHAKSAPPEPIARACYDAIEQVRYEALGANRFGGIKANLDAATEIRTASDKIVRAQNSAEVPLQTALALLVREALTGEAVPARAQGGIELVRDFLEEKVGKDFGALAEKLGDQEAFQKLALDMLRELDLTRPTDAPDESDSDSPDDEDGPEDDSQGEDDSQSEGDPQAAEMAGDMAEGDGDGEESADSETDSDMSDGEPSDDGDASNAPVRPNRPQAEVPASVDYKAFTTRFDEEVAAPDLCDAEELDRLRAYLDSQLTGLQGVVTRLANRLQRRLMAQQNRSWDFDMEEGVLDAARLARVVISPGTALSYKVERDVEFKDTIVTLLIDNSGSMRGRPISIAAISADILARTLERCGVKTEILGFTTRAWKGGQSREAWLADGKPQNPGRLNDLRHIIYKQADEPWRRARRNLGLMMREGLLKENIDGEALIWAHSRLLYRPEERRILMVISDGAPVDDSTLSVNSAGYLEAHLRSVIEWIEKVSPVQLVAIGIGHDVTRYYRRAVTIMDVEQLGGTIMEQLAELFEDEKGTKRK; translated from the coding sequence GTGGCTGACCAGTCCCCGCTCGATCTGTTCAAGCAAGCGCTCACCGGCGCATCGCGGGCGATTGCGCGCGATGCGGAGGTCGAGGTTGCGTGGAGCGCGGATGTGCCGGGCGCTGCGGGCAATCGCTTCCGGGTGCCGTTGCCGGGACGCGATCTGCCGAAGGATCAGGTGACCGAGGCGCGCGGGTTTGCGGATTCGTTCGCGCTGAAGCTGCGGCACCACAATGCCGCGCTCCACGCCAAATCCGCGCCACCTGAGCCCATCGCGCGCGCTTGCTATGACGCGATCGAACAGGTTCGTTATGAAGCGCTCGGCGCGAACCGCTTCGGCGGGATCAAGGCCAATCTCGACGCGGCGACCGAAATACGCACCGCTTCCGACAAGATCGTCCGTGCGCAGAATTCTGCCGAAGTGCCGCTCCAGACCGCGCTCGCGCTGCTGGTGCGCGAGGCCCTGACCGGTGAGGCCGTCCCCGCGCGCGCGCAGGGCGGGATCGAGCTTGTGCGCGATTTCCTTGAGGAAAAGGTCGGCAAGGATTTTGGCGCGCTGGCGGAAAAGCTGGGCGATCAGGAGGCTTTCCAGAAGCTCGCGCTCGATATGCTGCGCGAACTCGACCTCACCCGCCCAACCGACGCCCCCGACGAAAGCGACAGCGATTCGCCCGATGACGAGGACGGCCCGGAGGATGACAGCCAGGGCGAGGACGACAGCCAGAGCGAGGGCGATCCCCAAGCTGCCGAAATGGCTGGCGACATGGCCGAAGGCGATGGCGATGGCGAAGAAAGCGCGGATAGCGAGACCGACAGCGACATGTCGGACGGCGAGCCGAGCGATGATGGCGATGCCTCCAACGCGCCCGTGCGCCCCAATCGCCCGCAGGCCGAAGTGCCCGCCAGCGTCGATTACAAAGCCTTCACCACCCGCTTCGACGAGGAAGTCGCCGCGCCTGATCTGTGCGACGCTGAGGAACTCGACCGGCTGCGCGCCTATCTCGATAGCCAGCTGACCGGATTGCAGGGCGTGGTGACGCGCCTCGCCAACCGCTTGCAGCGCCGGTTGATGGCGCAGCAGAACCGCAGCTGGGATTTCGACATGGAGGAAGGCGTGCTCGATGCCGCGCGCCTCGCCCGCGTGGTGATCTCGCCCGGAACGGCACTGTCCTACAAGGTCGAGCGTGATGTCGAGTTCAAGGACACCATCGTCACGCTGCTGATCGACAATTCCGGCTCGATGCGCGGGCGGCCGATCAGCATTGCCGCGATCAGCGCCGACATTCTGGCGCGCACTTTGGAACGTTGCGGCGTGAAGACCGAGATCCTCGGCTTCACCACCCGCGCGTGGAAGGGTGGGCAAAGCCGCGAGGCGTGGCTCGCCGATGGCAAGCCGCAGAACCCGGGGCGTCTGAACGACCTTCGCCACATCATCTACAAGCAGGCCGACGAGCCCTGGCGCCGTGCGCGCCGCAATCTCGGGCTGATGATGCGCGAGGGCCTGCTGAAAGAGAACATCGACGGCGAGGCGCTGATCTGGGCGCACAGCCGCCTGCTCTACCGCCCCGAAGAACGCCGCATCCTGATGGTCATCTCAGACGGCGCGCCGGTCGACGATTCGACCCTGAGCGTGAACTCGGCGGGCTATCTGGAAGCGCACCTGCGCTCCGTGATCGAGTGGATCGAGAAGGTCTCGCCCGTGCAGCTGGTGGCGATCGGCATCGGCCACGATGTGACGCGGTATTATCGCCGTGCTGTGACGATCATGGACGTCGAGCAACTCGGCGGCACGATCATGGAACAGCTCGCGGAATTGTTTGAGGATGAGAAGGGCACAAAACGCAAATGA
- the ada gene encoding bifunctional DNA-binding transcriptional regulator/O6-methylguanine-DNA methyltransferase Ada, protein MKHLENITDEERWQIALAKDRRFDGVFVTGVHSTGIYCRPSCPARAPLRKNVRFYATPADAEKAGLRPCKRCSPKTQSAEEACVLAAIAAIRAEGAMTLEALADLTGYTPTHFQRLFKRTVGMSPAAFARAIREERVRAGLSMGQTVTQALSNAGYAGSKQFYAETKGRLGMAPSDWSKGGAGRMVHWAVLATSLGPMLVAATEKGVCCLAFGEGEVELRARFPRAQLVAAGEDFRALFAQVVAAVEQPGPGSAAIPLDVKGTAFQQRVWEELRRIPHGETRSYGELAAALGNPKASRAVGGANGANHVAVLIPCHRVIAADGTLGGYAYGLEIKAELLRREGV, encoded by the coding sequence GTGAAACATTTAGAGAACATAACTGACGAGGAGCGCTGGCAGATCGCTCTGGCCAAGGACCGCCGGTTTGACGGGGTCTTCGTCACCGGCGTCCATTCGACCGGCATCTATTGCCGCCCGTCCTGCCCGGCGCGGGCGCCCTTGCGCAAGAATGTGCGCTTCTATGCCACTCCTGCTGATGCCGAGAAGGCCGGTCTAAGGCCTTGTAAACGCTGCTCTCCAAAGACCCAGAGCGCCGAGGAGGCCTGCGTTTTGGCCGCGATTGCCGCGATCCGCGCAGAAGGCGCGATGACACTGGAGGCGCTCGCTGATTTGACCGGGTATACCCCCACTCATTTCCAGCGCCTGTTCAAGCGCACGGTCGGAATGTCGCCCGCCGCTTTTGCCCGCGCGATCCGCGAGGAGCGGGTTCGCGCCGGGCTCAGCATGGGTCAAACCGTGACACAAGCCCTGTCAAACGCCGGATACGCCGGGTCAAAACAGTTCTACGCAGAGACGAAAGGCAGGCTGGGCATGGCGCCGAGTGACTGGAGCAAAGGCGGCGCAGGCCGCATGGTGCATTGGGCGGTTTTGGCGACGTCGCTCGGCCCGATGCTGGTTGCGGCGACCGAGAAGGGCGTGTGCTGTCTCGCCTTTGGCGAAGGCGAGGTGGAGTTGCGGGCAAGGTTCCCGCGCGCTCAGCTGGTGGCAGCGGGTGAGGACTTCCGCGCGCTGTTTGCGCAGGTTGTCGCGGCGGTCGAGCAGCCGGGACCGGGCTCGGCTGCGATTCCGCTTGATGTGAAGGGGACGGCGTTCCAGCAACGCGTGTGGGAAGAACTGCGCCGCATCCCGCATGGCGAGACGCGGTCGTATGGCGAGTTGGCGGCAGCGCTCGGCAACCCCAAGGCCAGCCGCGCGGTCGGCGGGGCGAATGGGGCGAACCATGTCGCGGTGCTGATACCGTGTCACCGGGTGATCGCGGCGGATGGAACGCTGGGGGGCTATGCCTATGGGCTGGAAATCAAGGCGGAGTTGTTGCGGCGGGAGGGGGTTTGA